A region of Lycium barbarum isolate Lr01 chromosome 3, ASM1917538v2, whole genome shotgun sequence DNA encodes the following proteins:
- the LOC132631370 gene encoding cationic peroxidase 1-like has translation MAKISLLLLIIFPFFLRLSSAQSLSANFYSSSCPNVLSVIKTAVNSAVNKDARMGASLLRLHFHDCFVNGCDASVLLDDTSNFTGEKTAGPNSGSLRGFDVIDTIKTQVESSCAGVVSCADIVAVAARDSVVKLGGPSWTVLMGRRDSTTASLSAANNNIPAPTLNLSGLISSFSNKGLTAREMVALSGSHTIGQARCTTFRNRLYNEANINASFATSVKANCPQSGGNNNLSPLDTTSPTSFDNAYFKNLQIQKGLLHSDQQLFNGGSTNSIVNTYSSNSATFFTDFANAMVKMGNLSPLTGTNGQIRKNCRKTN, from the exons ATGGCTAAGATATCATTGTTACTACTAATAATATTTCCATTTTTTCTTCGACTGAGCTCTGCTCAGTCGTTGTCCGCCAATTTTTACTCTTCCTCGTGTCCGAATGTCCTCTCAGTTATTAAAACAGCAGTGAATTCTGCGGTCAACAAAGATGCTCGCATGGGAGCTTCTTTACTTCGTCTTCATTTCCATGATTGTTTTGTTAAT GGTTGTGATGCATCCGTGCTACTAGATGATACATCAAACTTCACGGGAGAGAAAACTGCTGGACCAAATAGTGGGTCGTTAAGAGGATTTGATGTCATAGATACTATCAAAACTCAAGTGGAGTCTTCGTGTGCTGGCGTTGTATCTTGTGCAGACATTGTAGCTGTTGCAGCACGAGATTCTGTTGTCAAG CTTGGTGGCCCTAGTTGGACTGTTTTAATGGGCAGAAGAGACTCAACTACTGCAAGTTTAAGTGCAGCAAACAACAACATTCCTGCACCAACCTTGAATCTTAGTGGCCTCATTTCTTCCTTCTCTAACAAAGGTTTAACTGCTAGGGAAATGGTGGCTCTTTCAG GAAGTCACACAATAGGCCAAGCTAGGTGTACTACTTTCAGAAACCGTCTTTACAATGAAGCAAATATAAATGCCTCATTTGCAACATCAGTAAAAGCTAACTGTCCACAGAGTGGTGGTAACAACAATCTTTCACCACTAGACACCACAAGTCCAACTTCATTTGACAATGCTTACTTCAAGAACTTGCAAATCCAAAAGGGACTTCTTCATTCTGATCAACAGCTATTTAATGGAGGATCTACAAACTCCATTGTTAACACTTATAGCTCCAATTCAGCGACTTTCTTCACCGATTTCGCAAATGCTATGGTCAAAATGGGAAATCTTAGCCCCCTTACAGGCACCAATGGCCAAATCCGTAAAAATTGCAGGAAAACGAactaa